From Bordetella flabilis, the proteins below share one genomic window:
- the lpxO gene encoding lipid A hydroxylase LpxO, producing the protein MKWLIPGLWLAAILYGHYRGRVRLAWSRVFLDHSVLLAPVNAFMVLASRVPTTPYVSTREIPELQVLQDNWEVIRDEALQMAELRRIKAAERHDDIGFNSFFKYGWKRFYLKWYDARHPSAEALCPRTVALLKTLPKVKAAMFAELPDGGKLNPHRDPFSGSLRYHLGLATPNDDRCYIDVDGERYSWRDGEGVVFDETYIHEAHNQSGRNRIILFCDVERPLRWRWAEAFNGWFGRVVMSAASSPNDENDKTGAINRLTHAHWRLDQARKRFKSWNKPLYKAVKWSLVVLVVGAFVLI; encoded by the coding sequence ATGAAATGGCTGATCCCTGGCTTGTGGCTGGCCGCCATCCTGTACGGACACTACCGTGGAAGGGTGCGCCTGGCCTGGTCACGCGTGTTCCTGGACCATTCGGTGCTGCTCGCGCCCGTGAATGCCTTCATGGTGCTGGCGTCCCGCGTGCCGACCACGCCCTACGTCTCGACGCGCGAGATCCCGGAACTGCAGGTGCTGCAGGACAACTGGGAAGTCATCCGCGACGAAGCGCTGCAGATGGCCGAGTTGCGCCGCATCAAGGCGGCCGAGCGCCACGACGACATCGGCTTCAATTCCTTCTTCAAATACGGCTGGAAGCGCTTCTACCTGAAGTGGTACGACGCGCGCCATCCTTCAGCGGAAGCCTTGTGCCCGCGCACCGTGGCCTTGCTGAAAACCTTGCCCAAGGTCAAGGCGGCGATGTTCGCCGAGCTGCCCGACGGCGGCAAGCTGAACCCGCACCGCGATCCGTTTTCCGGCTCGCTGCGCTACCACCTTGGCCTGGCCACGCCCAATGACGACCGCTGCTATATCGACGTGGACGGCGAGCGCTACAGCTGGCGCGACGGCGAAGGCGTGGTGTTCGACGAAACGTATATCCACGAAGCGCACAACCAGTCCGGCCGCAACCGCATCATCCTGTTCTGCGATGTGGAGCGGCCGCTGCGGTGGCGCTGGGCCGAAGCCTTCAACGGCTGGTTCGGCCGGGTGGTGATGTCCGCGGCCAGTTCTCCCAATGACGAGAATGACAAGACCGGCGCGATCAACCGCCTGACCCATGCACACTGGCGCCTGGACCAGGCGCGCAAGCGCTTCAAGTCCTGGAACAAGCCGCTCTACAAGGCCGTGAAATGGAGCCTGGTCGTGCTGGTTGTAGGCGCCTTCGTCTTGATCTGA